CAAAAACCTCGGGGATCTTCCGGTACTCGATGGCAATCACAATCAAGGAACCCGCTATGTAAAAAAGAACCATCACGGGAACCAGAGTACCCGTTACACGGCCGATGCTTTTGATCCCCCCAAGAATGACCAGGCCGGTAGCCACTGCCAGAACCAATCCCGTCACCCAAAAAGGAATGCCAAATGTTTTTTCCACGGCATCCGCCACAGAATTGGACTGCACCATATTCCCAATGCCAAAGGCGGCAATAAAGGCAAAGGTGGCAAACAAAACGCCCAGCCATTTCCAACCCAACCCTTCCGTGATGTAGTACATCGGGCCGCCGCTCATTGTGCCGAATTTATCCGATTTCCGGAATTTGACAGCCAGAACGGCCTCCGAGAACTTGGTGGCCATTCCGAATAGTCCCGTTATCCACATCCAAAAAAGGGCTCCGGGGCCGCCGGCTGCAATGGCGGTGGCCACACCGGCAATGTTTCCCGTCCCAACGGTAGCCGCCAGAGCGGTCATCAGGGCCTGAAAGTGGGAAATATCCCCGGCCTCATCCGTATCCTCTTTTCGTTTGATCAGCGCCAGCCACAGCGAATAAACCAGGGTTCGGAATTGAACCCCCCTCAATCGAATCGTCAGGTAAATTCCGGTTCCCACAAGCAACGTAATCAGCGGGACTCCCCAAACCCAGCCGCTAATCCGACTCAAAATGGCGACGATTTGATCCTGCATAGACTTCCTCCGATTGCATTAAAAAACCACTGTCCATATCCTGAAACACACGGGGAGAATACCCAGGGGGCCACCCCAGAGTGAGTATCTCTGTGGCACTCTGTGCTTCTTTGCGAAACTCTGTGTAACCTGAAAAAAAGTAACACTGAGACCCCCAAAGAAAAAAAGAGAGAAACACTGAGAATAGACGCGTTCACTGTTCCTCCGGGCAGCCTTCGGCCGCCACGCGCTCCAGAACCTGCTCCACGCAGTCCCTCGGATTCTGCACACCCTTCAGGCAATAGAGTCGCCGATAACGCTGCTGGCCATCCTTGTTCGTTTCAAAAACATCCACAAGGGCCCCGTAGGGACAGTACAGACATTTTTCCGGCTGTATTGAAAATTCTGTGGCTGATGCGCGAAGGAATGCCAGGTCATTCGTCCAATCCATTCCTGCCGTTTCTCCGCGGGAGCCAAACTCAATTCGCCGAAGTTTCTCGTAAATGATTCGTCCGCGGTCTTCGTGAATCTCAGCCGTAAACTCAAGGGAATCTCCGGGCCTGAAGGAATAGGTCTGCTGAAGCGACTGCCCGACAAGGGCATAGGTGAAATCATCAAAAGGGGTCTGACCGATAAAGCTTTCCTTGAAAATCAGCAGGAATCCCCGTATTTTCAGCCGGCTTTGCCGGCCCAGAATGTGTTTTTCCAGCCGGGGTTTTACGGCCGAAATGGTACCCAAAATCGGGCTTCGCTTTCCCTTTATCTCATTCAGCCACTCCTCAAAAATTTCCAAATCCTCCCAGAAGGACGGCTGTTTTTCAACGGGAAGAACCAGCTGAAGTTGGTGGGTGATTTTCTCATCGTAAAAATATTTACACCCAAAACAGAGTCTGCCGACATGTTTGTACCCGCGGGAACAGGATTCCCCCTTTTGAAACTTTTCACAGCGCCATTTCGAATAGACGCAGCCATTGGGGTAGCACTCTTTGACCTTCAGAACATGATAAACCGAAACCCATTTCCCCAACTTGGCGTGGGCTTGATTCAGACACCGAAAAACATCAACCCTTTTGTACTGATTAATCATTCAGGCATTCCTCGTTTACCCCCTACTCAATATAGGGAACGCGGTAATTTTTGTCAAGGTTTTTATTGGAAGGAAAGCAAGGGAAAATGAGCAGCTATCCCATTGGATTTCTGCTGCTCATTCACCGGAATGTCTCAGGAAAAAAGGCGGATTAAAAACTCAACCAGGCGGTCGGCAATGTCCCATGAAAGCACAAACGGGATTTCTTTGTTTTTGTGATTTTTATTTTGAACCCGCGTTAATTGAAAGAATGTCCCCTTTTTAAGTACGATCTGGAAATAGTCGGTTATTTTTTCTTTCTTGTACGGTGTTTTGCTTCGTAGCAGCGTCTGGCCTTGTGAAACATCCATCTCGATAAAATCAAAAGCATCCCGAAGAAAGGTCAATTCCTTTCTGATAATGTCTGTCTGGCGTTGCAGCAGCGACTTCCAATCCGTTTCTTCTTTGAGGGCTGTCGAATAGATAATTTTTTTTACGGATAAGCTGTACGCATCGCTTCCCTGCCAATCCACCGTAAGTTGATGATGTTTTGGAAGATTTTTCATCCACAACCGATAATGCTCCTGAAACAGGGCATCTTGTCGTTCATTCAGCTTCTCTTTGTGTTCACTCATCACAGCACCTCCCGTTCTTGATTTCCTCTAAATGATTTCTCCCGGAGATAATCAACTGTTTTCTTCCAGCGTGCCAATCATAAATTCAGACCCGTCGTAACGGAAAAGAATCGTTTTATCCTCTGCAACCGTCTCGATAATGACCGGCCGTGTCCACAGTTTGTACAGATTCTTAAGCGTTTCCTGGGCGTACCCCCGGTGCAATTCGACTCCCTCAAACCGGTGTTTCAAATACAATTCACTGCGATTTTCATAATTGGCATCGACAATTTCAATGTATGGCTGTCCCAGATTGGTCAGGCTGAAAAGAAGTTTTTCCTTGATTTTTTTAAAATCTCTGCTTTCAATCACATAGCGGCCGGAATCGGAATCGTGTTTGTATGTGAAGAAATTGTGTTCTCTGGCGAATTCTTCCGTAAAAAAGGTGTCAATAAATGTGATATCGTTGTAGTATTTTCGCACCTCAAAAATCTTTTGAAATCCCTGGTTGGTTTCCCGATTCCAGTGTTTCTTCTTTTCCCAATCGTCACACTCCTCGTACTCCTTTCCGAATTTTCCCTTATCCCAGCGTTCCCGAATGTCCCGAAAGAGCTCCACTCCCAACCGGTAGGGATTAAGACGCCCGGGCTGCTGACTCACAGTACCGGAGTGATGATCGGCATAGTCGATTACCTCAGAATCCGAAAGGATTTTTTCCGTCATCAATTTGGTGTGCCAGAACGTCGCCCACCCTTCATTCATAATCTTCGTCATTCCCTGGGGCGCAAAATAATAGGCTTCTTCCCGAATAATTGCCAGGACATCCTGCTGCCAGGGTTTTAACGGCGCATAGTTGAGAATAAAATTCAACACGTCCTTTTCCGGTTCCTGCGGAAAATTGCGCTGCCTTTCCTGATCCGCTTTGATCTTCAATTTCTGCTGTTCAATAAATTCAGGCGGATTAATGTACTTGTCCATATAGGGCTTACTGGCCAGTTTTTGAATATTCGTGTGATTTTCGATTTCTGCATCAGGGGCGGTTTTTTTCCGTTTGATGTAGGGCGAATAATAATCAATAAGGTTTTCAAGAGACAAACACGTGTCGATGAAATCCTCCACCGTCTCCGTTCCATATCGCTCAATGTAACGTTGGATTCGCGTCGCATGATTGGCCATTTCGTCCATCATGTGCCGATTGGTATGGGCAAACCAGGCATTGTTCTTGAAAAAATCGACGTGGGCATACACGTGAGCCATCACCAGTTTTTGATCCACCAGGTTATTCGATTCCAGTAGATAGGCGTAGGCCGGATCGTTGTTGATCACCATCTCGTAAATCCGGTGGAGACCGTAGGAATAGCTTTTCTGCATTTCTTCGTATTCCATCCCAAAACGCCAGTGGGGGTAACGGGACGGAAATCCAAGATAGCTGGCCACTTCGTTCATCTGATCAAAATCCAGCATTTCGAAAATCGTTTCGTAAAAGTCCAGACCCGCCTCCTTTGCAATTGCTTTAATCCGCTCCTGCCAGACCTGAAGTTCGGGAGAAAGTTTTCGTGTGTATCGTTTCATGGTATCCAACCTGTTTGATAGTTGTCCCTGTTTTTTAATCCGATTGGAAGTCAGCCGGCAACCAATGAAAGCCAATTTCTTCATTCTTCAGAAACGTCTCGATTCTTCCAGATTGGCCAACCCCCTTTTTTAAAAAATAATGACTTAATGGAGTTTCCACAAAACGCTGGATGGTGCGTTTCAGGGGACGAACCCCATATTTGTCATCGTACCCCCGCTGAGCCAAGAAGCGTTTTACATCAGACCCAAATTCAATTGCGAATCCCATTTTGGCCAGGCGCTGACGAAGTTCTTCCAAAAAGACATCCACTATTTTTTCCACATCTTCCGGGGGCAGCGCATGGAACAGAACAATCTCATCCAGACGATTCAGAAATTCCGGCGGGAATATTCTCTCCAGGGCCTTTCGCACCACGCGCCCCCTCTCTTTTTCTCTGGATTGAAAATCGCCTTTTGAAAAACCGATCCGGTGGTTTTCCTTTTCCAGATCAAAAGACCCCACATTGCTGGTAAGAATGATGATGGCATCCTGAAACGGAATTTTCTTTCCATGGCTGTCGTGCACAAAACCCTCATCAAGAACCTGAAGCAGCAGATTGTGCACACGCGGATGCGCTTTTTCGATTTCATCAAAAAGCACCACCTGCATTTTGCCCCGCGTCAGTGCGTCGGACAGAACACCCCCTTCTTCAAAACCAATATAGCCAGGAGGAGCGCCCAGAAGCTTGGCATATTCGTGCGGCTGTGAAAACTCCGAGCAATCAATTCGTACCATTTCCTCCTCATTTTCCAGAATCTGAGCACTGAGCGCTTTTGCCAGTTCCGTTTTTCCCACGCCCGTTTGACCAATAAACATAAAACTGCCAATCGGCTTTTCAGGATTTCTGAGACCCACCAGGGCACGCTTAACCGCATTTGCGACCTTTTTCACGGCTTCATCCTGACCAATCACGCGTTTTCTCAGTCGTTCTTCCAGATCAATGAGGTCAATCCGCTGGTGCGCGGACTGTTTCTTTTTTTCCAGGAGAAAAAGAGGCGCTTCCCTGTGTTGCTTCACAGAAAACGTTACCTTTTCAATATCCAGTGCCGGATTTATGGAAATGCAAATGGTGTACAATTCTTCTTCGGCACCCTCCAATTTATGGAACAAATCGCGTTTGGCTTTTCGGATAGCCGGCAGTACCTCATCATTAAAATTCACGACACAGGTGTTAATCACAAACTGAATGTACGAACGCCGATCCGTAAATTTAACCTCGCTGAAAATCTGATCAATTTCTTCCTGCGTAAATTCCCGAATTTTTACAAATTGGTTTATGCTCTTGAAATATTTTGCCTTCACATTTGAAACCAATTTCATACACAACACCTCACCTTTAGATTTACCCGAACAACAGGCCCCTTTTTCACTTGACCCTTTGACACATGCGTGAAAGTCGATGCCGCAATTGGTACAGGGCCTTTCCCGGCCCTGTTATTCATTTTTGAACGCGGCGAGTTGCATCCCATTTTCTACAGTCCCTTTCCTAAAAACGTCTTAATGGATGCATAAATGGCCTCCTTGTTGTCAATCTCGGAGGTAATTACATTCTCGTCATCCTCAAAATTCTCGCGGATTGTTTCGATAAACTGCCCCGAACCGTAGGCGCTCCACACCTGTCCGTAGGCGAAAAGATTGGAAACCGGTACCAGCTCTTCCTTCAGAATTTTCACACAGAGTTCGGAGTCGGATTCACCCCAGTTGTCTCCGTCGGAAAACTGGAAAAAGTAGATGTTCCAATCCTCCGGATTGTAGTCGGCTTTTACAATTTTTGAGGCCAATTTATAGGCAGATGAAATCACCGTTCCACCGCTTTCCCGAAGATTAAAAAAGGTTTCTTCATCCACTTCGTGCGCCGCAGCGTCGTGAACAATGTACCGGGTGGTTACCCCCTTGTAGTTCGCCTTCAGCCAGGTATTGATCCAGAAGGATTCCGTTCGCACAATGTCTTTTTGTTCACTGCCCATCGACCCTGAGACGTCCATAATATAAATGACGACCGCATTGGTCTCCGGAAGAGGCACCTCTTTCCACGAACGATAGCGCTTGTCTTCCCGAATGGGAATAATGGTTGGGTTCCTGGAATCGTAAGTATTCGATGTAATTTGCCGTTTTAATGCTTCACGGTACGTGCGCTTGAAATGCCGCAGCGATTCCGGTCCGACGGTCCGAATACTGGAATATTTTGCCTTGTTGGACACGATTTTGCTTTTCCCCTTGGGCTCAATCCGGGGCAATTGCAGTTCATCAGCCAGAATGGAAATCAGTTCGTCCAGCGTGATATCCACTTCAAGCATGTGTTCCCCGGGCTGATCGCCCGCCTGATCACTCCCCTGCTGTCCGTTAGGATCGACACCAATGGGCGTGCCGGGTTCTCCGGGCCCCTGTCCCACGCCTTCTTTTTGCTGCTGGCCATATCGAAAACGCGGGATGTTGATCTGCGGCACCGGAATACTCACGATATTTCGGCCCTTTTTCCCGATTAATTCGGAATGGGAAATATACTTCTTTAAATCCTTTCGAATAATCCCCTTCACAATTTTTCGAAAGCGCTGGTGATCTTTTTCTATTCGCTTAATCATGGATCGATTACTCTTCTTAATTTTCTCCTAAAAAAACTCAGCCACTAAAACTCCAGAATTCCAAGTTGTAATCGGTGCACCAAATCCACGGTACCAGAGACGGCCTCTCCCGGAGGGCAAGGAGAAACACATCCCTGGCACCTTTCTGGAACGCCAATTCACTTTTTTGCGCCCTTTCTGCTTGGATTGGTACAAACTGACGCTCAATCCGGACAGAACCGATTCACTTCCGATTAGGCATCGCCCTTAATGTCTCCGCGTGCAAAAATACTGGCTACATATTGAAGCACATCGGTGGCGCACTTGTCGCAGTACCCGTAATATTTAATCATTCGCGATTTTACCACATCAATCTTCTTCTGCGTTTCCTGATCGATCACATTCGAAACCAGACTGGTTAATTTAATGGAATCCTTCTGATCCTCAAAAAGCTTGAGTTCCAGCGCCTTTTGCAGGCGTTCATTGGTGCGGTAATCGAATGTTTTGCCATCCAGCGCCAAAGCCCCGATGTAGTTCATAATTTCTCTCCGAAAATCATCCTTCCGGCTTTCGGGAATGTCGATTTTTTCCTCAATGGAGCGCATCAATCGCTCATCCGGTTCTTCGGCCACTCCCGTGTAGGGATTTTTCACTTTCTCTTTCTGGGTGTACGCCTTCACATTGTCGATGTAATTGGAGCACAATCTCGAAAGCGCTTCCTCATCCGCGGCTATGGCCCGCTGAACCTCATTTTTCACAATATCGTCGTACTCCTCTTTTACCACGCTCAACAGCTCCCGATAGCGTTTCTTCTGTTCTTCAGCCGTAATCAGGGAATGGTGCTGGAGCCCCTCTTCCAGCTCATTCAGAACCATAAAGGGATTGACGCATCCCTCCATTTCGTTCACAAGGGCATTTGAGATCTTGTCCTGAACATACCGTGGAGAAATTCCATCCATTCCTTCCCGCACGGCTTCGGCTTTCAACTCTTTGATGCTGTCCTCGGTAAATCCGGGCAGCGTTTTTCCGTTGTACAATTTCAGCTTCTGCATTAGCGTGAGCTGGGCCCGTTTGGGCTCTTCCAGGCGCGTGAGCACCGCCCACATGGCTGCCATTTCGATGGTATGGGGCGCAATGTGCTTCCCTTTGATTTTGTCGGAATTAAAATCCTTTTCGTAGATTTTAATCTCGTCATCCAGCTTGGTAATGTACGGCACATCAATTTTTACCGTGCGGTCACGCAGGGCCTCCATGAATTCGTTATTCTGAAGCTTTCGATATTCCGGTTCGTTGGTGTGGCCGATAATGACTTCATCAATATCCGTTTGGGGAAATTTTTTCGGCTTGATTTTGTGTTCCTGGGACGCGCCCAGCAAATCGTACAAAAACGCCACATCCAGCTTCAGCACCTCGATAAATTCCACCAGGCCCCGGTTGGCTACGTTGAATTCCCCGTCAAAATTGAAGGCACGGGGGTCCGAATCTGAGCCGTAAATGGCAATTTTGCGATAGTTAATGTCGCCGGTTAACTCTGTGGAATCCTGGTTCTTTTCATCTTTAGGCTGGAATGTGCCAATTCCCAGACGATCCTTTTCAGACAGAATGAGCCGGTTAACCTTCACATCCTGAATAACGCGATTCCAATCGCCGTCGTATTGTTTCATTTTTTCCTGATACATAAACCGGCAGAACGGGCAGAGTTCGCCCTCGATGTGAATGTGTTTGGTTTCCGGATTCTTGGAATGAAATTCCTTTAAGAGCTCCGCCCGGAATTCAAGGGGAATCAGGTGCAGCGGCTCTTCGTGCATGGGGCATTCCAGCCAAACTTCCCGTCCGTTTTCATCCTCATCGCGCCAGGCGTAGGAATAGAGAGCGCCTTCAGGCGTACGGGTGTAATCCTCCAAACCCTTTTTCAGAAGGCGAACAATGGTGCTCTTGGAACTTCCTACCGGTCCGTGAAGCAGCAATACACGGTTTTGCGTGCCATAACCCTGCGCAGCCGATTTAAACAAGTGAACCAATTTCATCAGAGACCGTTCCAATCCAAAAACAGCATCTTTGCCGTTATGAAGCGGATCGTCAAAAAATTTATAATGAATGATTTTTTCACGCAGATCGGTCATCTCCTCGGAGCCGTACGACAGGATCATATCGTAAATGCGCTGAAAGGCCGTGCGAATCACTTTTGGATTTTCTTCCACAATCCGCAAGTAGTCATAAAAACTCCCTTCCCAATGAAGTTCACGATAGGCTCCTGACGTCTTTTGCAGTTCCTGAACCATTGAGGCCAATGGAGATACGAATTTTTGTGGGTTGTTTTTCATGGTTTGCGTGTTTGAATTCATTTTTCAGCCCCTCCCTTCACTTTTGGGGTTTCTCAAACGTTTACTACTTTTTCATTTGCGTGTACACTTTTGCAACCGAATGTCTTGCAGATCGAACAATGACCTCACGCATCATCGAACACTCATGTCGAAGGTGTGGAGCCATTTGTCGAATTCTGATTTCGATCCTGCACGGAAAAATAAATTCCTGCATCCCTGCATTTGCAACACCGTGCACATGTCAGAAATACCAGATCCTGCAAATAATGACAAGAAATCCGCCTGCCGGCGAAATAGGTGTTGGGAGTAATTTTGAAGGACAACTCGTTTGGAACTAACTGTACAACCAGAAGAATTTTTTTGGATTGATTGAGGAAATTTTAATCCAGACTGCAGATGAGACTACCATTCAAAAATACGACCTGAAAGCGACCAGGCGAATCTAACGGAATTTGTCCTCAAAATCTCCCGGCATTTGAAAAACCATATTTTTCAAGTGCAATTTAGGTACATGCTCCTCTTTTTGGTTCGATGCATTCGGAATACAAACATTGAACACCTATGTTTAATAATCTATTCGACCCGTTTTTCAAAATCTTTAACAAAAAATATTTTTTCGGTATAAACGAACAAAAAAAGCCGAATCCAAACTTCAATTCGGCTTTCAAAGAACACGTTTATAGTCCCCCACTTTGGTTAATTTAGACTAAAAAATAATCAATTGGTTCCCGTTTGTCAAGTATTTTTTTATTTTTGCTGCTGAAACTGCTGCAGCTGTTTCAGCCCGTTTTGCATCATGTTTTCCATTGAAATCACCTGAAATCCCGCAGGAACCTTAAACATATCTGCTGAGACGGACTGCTTTTTCATTGAGACAAACTCTTCAAAGTGAAATTCGGAGTTGTTCTCCACCCACTTTTTCAGAACCGGAAATTTGTCTGTTTTCTCGAAAAATTTGGATTCGTTATCTTCCATTTTTTTGCTCTTTTCCAGAGCCTTTGTCATTTCTTCCATCGATTGGTACAATTGTCTGAGCGTTTGTGTGGGTGTTGCCAACCAGACTTGCAGGGGATTTCCGTCTTTATCGGTACCCTCATACAACTCACACTTAAAACCGTTGATCTTTTTCTTTTTACCCGTCGGTTTCAGAGAAAACAGATCGTTCTCTTTTTCCGGTTGGTTTCCCTGCATCATCTGCTTCATCGCGCTGGCATCCAGCCCAAAGGCCTTTCCCATTTGTTCAGCCACGCTGTTCATGGCTTTCATCATTTTACCCACATCAATCACTATCGCCTTTTTCTCTTTCCAGGAAATGGTGGTTAGTTTTTGCGCTTTCGAATCATAAATGACAGCCGTTTTCCCCTCGCTTTCATTCATGTCCGTACGCAAAAGATTTCCTTTCACCCAAATTGTGGCCGTGTTTACACGAACTCCGGGAGCGGATTCGCCAACTTCCTTCATCACCTGACGGTATGTATCAAATGAAACAGCCACGGCTTTTTTCGCAAACGCGGGGGTCGCCTGCACAGCACCCAATCCCGGAACCTCCACTTGCCTCAGATTAATCCGGCCGTCGCGAAAAATCAGTTTTCCCTCAAAACCACCCGCTTGTGCCTGAATGCTCAGGACTAATGCCATTCCTAAAATAACTATCCCAACCAACCAATCTTTTCTTTTCATGGAATATACTCTCCTATTTTTTTAATGTGTAATGATTATTTTCTTTGTAACTATGGTCCCATTTACTTTTGCACGTAAAAAATAGATCCCTTCCGGCATCCGCTCACCCTGCATATTTCGCTTATCCCAGGTCAATCGGTAGAGACCGGGACGGGAAAAATCTCCCTTAAATATCCACACCTTCTGCCCCAGCACATTGAAAATGGCCAGGGTGGGTCGGCGGGTGTCGGTTGACCTCTGGCTCAACCAGATCTCCACCGGCCTGTTTTTGTCAAGTCCGCTCGGATTTGGAAAAGGGTCAGTTAGAACAAAATTCGCAGGTCTCGTTCCGGAACGATTTCTTTCGTGAACACCTGTGGTTAACGGATTTCGTCCGCCCGAATGGTGGTAACGATTAGCAAATTCCTGCCAGTAGAAGTCCGCAATTTGGGCATTATGAACGATGACGATATTCTCGTTATTGTAATTCTCTGC
The sequence above is drawn from the Calditrichota bacterium genome and encodes:
- a CDS encoding DUF4412 domain-containing protein, which encodes MKRKDWLVGIVILGMALVLSIQAQAGGFEGKLIFRDGRINLRQVEVPGLGAVQATPAFAKKAVAVSFDTYRQVMKEVGESAPGVRVNTATIWVKGNLLRTDMNESEGKTAVIYDSKAQKLTTISWKEKKAIVIDVGKMMKAMNSVAEQMGKAFGLDASAMKQMMQGNQPEKENDLFSLKPTGKKKKINGFKCELYEGTDKDGNPLQVWLATPTQTLRQLYQSMEEMTKALEKSKKMEDNESKFFEKTDKFPVLKKWVENNSEFHFEEFVSMKKQSVSADMFKVPAGFQVISMENMMQNGLKQLQQFQQQK
- a CDS encoding SpoVR family protein; this encodes MKRYTRKLSPELQVWQERIKAIAKEAGLDFYETIFEMLDFDQMNEVASYLGFPSRYPHWRFGMEYEEMQKSYSYGLHRIYEMVINNDPAYAYLLESNNLVDQKLVMAHVYAHVDFFKNNAWFAHTNRHMMDEMANHATRIQRYIERYGTETVEDFIDTCLSLENLIDYYSPYIKRKKTAPDAEIENHTNIQKLASKPYMDKYINPPEFIEQQKLKIKADQERQRNFPQEPEKDVLNFILNYAPLKPWQQDVLAIIREEAYYFAPQGMTKIMNEGWATFWHTKLMTEKILSDSEVIDYADHHSGTVSQQPGRLNPYRLGVELFRDIRERWDKGKFGKEYEECDDWEKKKHWNRETNQGFQKIFEVRKYYNDITFIDTFFTEEFAREHNFFTYKHDSDSGRYVIESRDFKKIKEKLLFSLTNLGQPYIEIVDANYENRSELYLKHRFEGVELHRGYAQETLKNLYKLWTRPVIIETVAEDKTILFRYDGSEFMIGTLEENS
- a CDS encoding DUF444 family protein encodes the protein MIKRIEKDHQRFRKIVKGIIRKDLKKYISHSELIGKKGRNIVSIPVPQINIPRFRYGQQQKEGVGQGPGEPGTPIGVDPNGQQGSDQAGDQPGEHMLEVDITLDELISILADELQLPRIEPKGKSKIVSNKAKYSSIRTVGPESLRHFKRTYREALKRQITSNTYDSRNPTIIPIREDKRYRSWKEVPLPETNAVVIYIMDVSGSMGSEQKDIVRTESFWINTWLKANYKGVTTRYIVHDAAAHEVDEETFFNLRESGGTVISSAYKLASKIVKADYNPEDWNIYFFQFSDGDNWGESDSELCVKILKEELVPVSNLFAYGQVWSAYGSGQFIETIRENFEDDENVITSEIDNKEAIYASIKTFLGKGL
- a CDS encoding ATP-dependent Clp protease ATP-binding subunit; amino-acid sequence: MKLVSNVKAKYFKSINQFVKIREFTQEEIDQIFSEVKFTDRRSYIQFVINTCVVNFNDEVLPAIRKAKRDLFHKLEGAEEELYTICISINPALDIEKVTFSVKQHREAPLFLLEKKKQSAHQRIDLIDLEERLRKRVIGQDEAVKKVANAVKRALVGLRNPEKPIGSFMFIGQTGVGKTELAKALSAQILENEEEMVRIDCSEFSQPHEYAKLLGAPPGYIGFEEGGVLSDALTRGKMQVVLFDEIEKAHPRVHNLLLQVLDEGFVHDSHGKKIPFQDAIIILTSNVGSFDLEKENHRIGFSKGDFQSREKERGRVVRKALERIFPPEFLNRLDEIVLFHALPPEDVEKIVDVFLEELRQRLAKMGFAIEFGSDVKRFLAQRGYDDKYGVRPLKRTIQRFVETPLSHYFLKKGVGQSGRIETFLKNEEIGFHWLPADFQSD
- a CDS encoding serine protein kinase, whose product is MKNNPQKFVSPLASMVQELQKTSGAYRELHWEGSFYDYLRIVEENPKVIRTAFQRIYDMILSYGSEEMTDLREKIIHYKFFDDPLHNGKDAVFGLERSLMKLVHLFKSAAQGYGTQNRVLLLHGPVGSSKSTIVRLLKKGLEDYTRTPEGALYSYAWRDEDENGREVWLECPMHEEPLHLIPLEFRAELLKEFHSKNPETKHIHIEGELCPFCRFMYQEKMKQYDGDWNRVIQDVKVNRLILSEKDRLGIGTFQPKDEKNQDSTELTGDINYRKIAIYGSDSDPRAFNFDGEFNVANRGLVEFIEVLKLDVAFLYDLLGASQEHKIKPKKFPQTDIDEVIIGHTNEPEYRKLQNNEFMEALRDRTVKIDVPYITKLDDEIKIYEKDFNSDKIKGKHIAPHTIEMAAMWAVLTRLEEPKRAQLTLMQKLKLYNGKTLPGFTEDSIKELKAEAVREGMDGISPRYVQDKISNALVNEMEGCVNPFMVLNELEEGLQHHSLITAEEQKKRYRELLSVVKEEYDDIVKNEVQRAIAADEEALSRLCSNYIDNVKAYTQKEKVKNPYTGVAEEPDERLMRSIEEKIDIPESRKDDFRREIMNYIGALALDGKTFDYRTNERLQKALELKLFEDQKDSIKLTSLVSNVIDQETQKKIDVVKSRMIKYYGYCDKCATDVLQYVASIFARGDIKGDA
- a CDS encoding sodium:alanine symporter family protein, which gives rise to MQDQIVAILSRISGWVWGVPLITLLVGTGIYLTIRLRGVQFRTLVYSLWLALIKRKEDTDEAGDISHFQALMTALAATVGTGNIAGVATAIAAGGPGALFWMWITGLFGMATKFSEAVLAVKFRKSDKFGTMSGGPMYYITEGLGWKWLGVLFATFAFIAAFGIGNMVQSNSVADAVEKTFGIPFWVTGLVLAVATGLVILGGIKSIGRVTGTLVPVMVLFYIAGSLIVIAIEYRKIPEVFALVFEKAFTPTAATGGFLGSTVLLTIRMGVARGVFSNES